In one Podarcis muralis chromosome 7, rPodMur119.hap1.1, whole genome shotgun sequence genomic region, the following are encoded:
- the TMEM52 gene encoding transmembrane protein 52, protein MAAAQRASCVSYKIFLFALLEALPAFAEIHCSNPQGCTQQGTSWTSLWYVWLILLTVFLLLLCGIGASCVRFCCRKKRPPIQTFPPHAHDLTIIPMDHDSTAHSTVTSYSSLQYPQNLPLPLPFREVDRSMASPPAYSLYAIEMPPSYDEAIKMAKPCTETPVVVQKLDSCTSEQTAPEEQSQPQTTPEVSSNDNPETPSNDNPETPSNDNPETLSNNNPEAVQGGPGVPEASTEEQPQP, encoded by the exons ATGGCTGCGGCACAGCGAGCGAGCTGCGTCTCCTACAAAATCTTCCTTTTCGCTCTGCTGGAG GCCCTACCTGCCTTTGCTGAGATTCACTGCAGTAACCCGCAAGG GTGCACTCAGCAGGGAACCAGTTGGACAAGCCTGTGGTATGTCTG GCTCATCCTCCTCAcagtgtttctgctgctgctgtgtggcaTAGGCGCCAGCTGTGTCCGGTTTTGCTGCCGTAAGAAGAGGCCCCCGATTCAGACTTTTCCACCTCATGCCCACGACCTCACCATCATCCCTATGGACCACGACAGCACCGCCCACAGCACTGTCACCT CATACAGCTCTCTGCAGTATCCTCAGAACCTCCCACTTCCCCTGCCCTTCAGAGAGGTGGATAGGAGTATGGCAAGCCCTCCGGCGTACAGCCTCTATGCCATTGAAATGCCGCCATCTTACGACGAGGCCATCAAGATGGCCAAGCCTTGCACTGAGACTCCAGTTGTTGTCCAGAAACTGGACAGCTGCACCTCGGAACAAACAGCCCCTGAGGAACAAAGTCAGCCGCAGACGACGCCAGAAGTGTCGTCAAACGACAACCCTGAGACACCGTCCAATGACAACCCTGAGACACCGTCAAACGACAACCCTGAGACATTGtccaacaacaaccctgaggcAGTACAAGGAGGCCCTGGGGTTCCGGAAGCTTCCACAGAAGAGCAGCCGCAACCGTAG
- the CALML6 gene encoding calmodulin-like protein 6 isoform X2 — MFDEEGNGLVKTDELERLMSLIGINPTKRELATMAKDVDKDNKGTFNCDGFLVLMGMYHEKSKNQDEELRAAFKVFDQEHKGYIDWNTLKYVLTNAGEPLNEQEAELMMKEADKDGDGTIDYEEFVAMMTGESFKLTQ; from the exons ATGTTCGACGAAGAGGGGAACGGCTTGGTGAAAACGGAtgagctggagaggctcatgAGCTTGATTGGCATCAACCCCACCAAGAGAGAGCTGGCAACGATGGCAAAGGATGTGGACAAAGACA ACAAAGGCACCTTCAACTGTGATGGGTTCCTGGTTTTGATGGGGATGTACCACGAAAAGTCAAAAAACCAGGATGAAGAGCTAAGAGCAGCTTTCAAGGTCTTTGATCAGGAGCACAAAGGCTACATTGACTGGAACACCTTGAA GTACGTGCTGACGAACGCTGGGGAGCCGCTGAACGAACAGGAAGCAGAACTCATGATGAAAGAAGCTGACAAAGACGGGGATGGGACCATTGACTACGAAG AGTTCGTGGCGATGATGACCGGCGAATCATTTAAATTGACCCAATAA
- the CALML6 gene encoding calmodulin-like protein 6 isoform X1, with amino-acid sequence MSIALTPEQITEYKGIFEMFDEEGNGLVKTDELERLMSLIGINPTKRELATMAKDVDKDNKGTFNCDGFLVLMGMYHEKSKNQDEELRAAFKVFDQEHKGYIDWNTLKYVLTNAGEPLNEQEAELMMKEADKDGDGTIDYEEFVAMMTGESFKLTQ; translated from the exons ATG TCGATCGCCCTGACGCCGGAGCAGATCACCGAGTACAAGGGCATCTTTGAGATGTTCGACGAAGAGGGGAACGGCTTGGTGAAAACGGAtgagctggagaggctcatgAGCTTGATTGGCATCAACCCCACCAAGAGAGAGCTGGCAACGATGGCAAAGGATGTGGACAAAGACA ACAAAGGCACCTTCAACTGTGATGGGTTCCTGGTTTTGATGGGGATGTACCACGAAAAGTCAAAAAACCAGGATGAAGAGCTAAGAGCAGCTTTCAAGGTCTTTGATCAGGAGCACAAAGGCTACATTGACTGGAACACCTTGAA GTACGTGCTGACGAACGCTGGGGAGCCGCTGAACGAACAGGAAGCAGAACTCATGATGAAAGAAGCTGACAAAGACGGGGATGGGACCATTGACTACGAAG AGTTCGTGGCGATGATGACCGGCGAATCATTTAAATTGACCCAATAA